The nucleotide sequence CTGACGGACCTCGAGGCCGATCCCGGCGGGCAGGTCTCCTCCGAGGGCGAGTCCGAGCGCGTGCAGCGACGCGCCGACGGCGGCGAGGACGACCTCGGCACGCGCGAGTACCGGGCGGGGGATCCGCTCCGCCGGGTGCACTGGCGTGCCACCGCCCGGCACGGCGAGCTCATGGTGCGGCAGGAGGAGCAGCGCTCGAGCCCCCGCTCGCTCGTGCTCCTCGACACGCGCGCGGCCGGCTTCCCGCAGCACGCCGACGACGACGGGGAGAGCGACCGGGCCTTCGAGCGCGCGGTCGCCTTCGCGGCGTCGGTGGGCGTCCACCTGCAGCGCGGCGGATACGCGGTGCACCTGATCGAGACGGCCGCGGGATCCGACCGCCAGGCCCCCGTCTCCGCGCGTCCCGGTGACGCCGCCGCGGAGGGCGACCTGCTCCTCCACCTCGCGGGCGTGCGTCCGGCCTCATCCGACCCCGAGCGCGACGGCGTGCAGGAGGCCCTGGCCGACCTGCGCCGCAGCCGTCGCGCGGTCCCGATCCACGCCGTCCTCGGCCACCTCGACGAGGATGAGGCCCGGCGCCTCGCGGGCTTCGGCGCCGCGTGCCGCCCCGCGGTCGCGTTCCTCGCGCACGCGGGCCGCGTCGACGGCCGCGACGACGGCGAGGCCGTGCGGATCCTGCGCGAGTCCGGCTGGCGCACCGTCGTCCTCGACGAGGTCACCCGGCCCGCCGACGCCTGGAGCGCGGCCCGCGCCGAGGAGATGGCGCGATGACCGACCTCGACGCCGTCGGACTGGGTGGCCGCGAGCGCTGGAGCGTCGAGCCGCGCCCGCTGCCGGGCGAGCGCTCGGGCGGACGCGGCCGCGGCGACGGATCCGGCCCTCGCGGCCGTGTTCACGGCGCCGGCCGCGCCGCCGCCCGCTGGCCGCTCACCGCCGCGCTGGGCGTCGCCCTCCTCGCGGGAGCCGCCAGCCTGCACCTGCTCGTCGAGCCGGGCGCCTGGTTCCTGCTCTGCATCGTGGTCGTCGCCGCCGTGCTCGGGACCGCCGCCCTGCTCCGCTCCGTCGGCGTGCCGCGCCTGCTCGCGTCGGCGGGCGGCCTCGTGCTCCTCGTGCTCCTCCTGACGCTCGTCTTCGCCGCGCGCACCGCCGTCCTCGGCGTGATACCCACCCCGGACACCGTGCGCACGCTCCTCGCCGTCGGCGATCAGGCGGGCGGGGAGATCTACCGGCGCTCGGCGCCCGTGCCTCCGCTCGCCTCCATCGTGTTCGTGATCGTGGCCGCGGTCGGCGCTCTCGCGGTGGTGCTCGACGTGCTCGCGCACGCGCTCCGCCTCCCCGCCGTCACGGGGCTCCCGCTCCTCGTGCTCGTCTCGGTCCCCGGGGCCGTCCTCGTGGGCGAGTTCTCGATCGCGTCCTTCGCCGTCACGGCGCTCGCCTGGTTCGCGGTGCTCGCCGCCGACGCGCGCGAGAGCGACCGGGAGGGCGGGTGGAGCGGATCCGGCCTGCTCGGGGGATCCCGGCCCGCGCCTCCGCCCGCTCCGCGCCGCTCCTCGCCCGGCCGGTCGGCGGGATCCGCGCGCACGACGCTCGCCTCCGCGGGCGCGCTCGCGGGCGGGGCGGTCGTCCTGTCCCTCGTCGCGCCCGCGATCGTCCCGGGCCTCACCTCGGCGACCTTCCCGACGGCCTCCGGGTCCGGCCAGGGCGGCTCGCGCGTCGTCAACCCGATCCTCGACCTCGGCGACGACCTCCGCCGCCCCGTCGACGTGGAGGCGCTCCGGTACTCGACCGCGTCCCTCACGCCCCTCTACTTCAAGGTCACGACGCTCTCGCGCTTCGAGGGCGACGAGTGGGCGCCCTCGCCGCTGCGCCCGCCGGACGGGAACACCGTCGACGAGATCGGGCCCGACCTCGGATCCGGATCTGACGTCCCCGCCGAGGAGGTCGAGGCGCGCGTGCAGGTCGAGGGCTCCTCGAGCGCATGGCTGCCCGCGCCCTACGCGCCTCGCAGCGTCACCGGGCTCGAGGGCTCGTGGCGCTGGTCGGAGCAGGGCCTCGCGATCCGCTCGTCCGACTCCGACAGCCGCGACCAGAGCTACACCGTGACGAGCGAGCTGCCCCGCCCCGATCGCGCGCAGCTGGAGCAGGTGGCCCCCGCGACCGACGACGACCTCCAGCCGTACCTGCAGATCCCCGACGGCACCCCGGCCATCGTCGCCTCGACGACCGCCGACGTGCTCGCGGGCATCGACTCGCCCTACGACCAGGCGCTCGCGCTCCAGGACTTCTTCACGGGCGGGCAGTTCCGCTACTCGGAGGACGCGCCCGTCCAGCAGGGCTACGACGGCAGCGGCGTCGACGTGGTGGGGGAGTTCCTCCGCGTGCGCTCGGGCTACTGCGTGCACTTCGCGTCGGCCATGGCGATCATGGCGCGCGAGGCGGGCATCCCGTCGCGCGTGGCCGTGGGCTACCTGCCGGGCGACCAGGTCGGCCGCGACGGCGACCTCATCACCTACCGCGTCGGATCCCACGACCTGCACTCCTGGCCAGAGCTGTACTTCTCCGGCATCGGCTGGATCGCGTTCGAGCCGACCCCGGGCCGCGGCCAGGCAGCGCCCTACGCCCAGCCGTCGGCCGCGCCGACCGCCGGGCCCACGCCCTCGGCGACGCCGAGCGCGCCGACGGAGGCCACGCCGTCCGCGACGCCCGCGCCCACCGCGTCGGCCGCGCCCGGCGCGAGCGGCACCGCGGGCGTCCGGATCCCGTGGGCGGCCCTCGGCACGATCGCCCTCGTGCTCCTGGTGCTCGCCCTCCTCGCGACACCCGCCCTGCTGCGCCGGGCGCGCCGCTCCGGCCGGCTGCGCGCGCTCGAGGCGGGCGACGCCCCGGCGGGCACGGCATGGCGCGAGGCCGAGGACTCGGTCCTCGACCTCGGGATCCGCGTGCAGGACACCGAGTCGCCGCGCGAGCTCGGCCGCCGCCTCCAGGGCGACGACCCGTCGCTCGCCGACCCGATCGCGCTCCTGGTCACCGCCCGCGAGCGGGAGCGGTTCGCCCGCTCCGACGCGCCGGTGGATGCCGCGGCCGGTGCCGCGCAGGCCGCCGCGCTCGTGGCGCTGGGCGACGCGCTGCGCGCCCGCGCGGGCCGCGTCGACCGCATCCTCGCCCGCGTCGCCCCGCGCTCCCTCGTCCACCGCCGCCCGCGGGACGACGACGGGCCGGACGACGGCACCGCGGGCGCGCCACCGGCCCGGCCGGCCGACGGACAGCCCGCGTCGGACGCCCCTCGTACACTCGGGGGATGACCGGATCCGACGCCGCGCTCGCGGGCGTCGTGGGCGGCCGCACCGCGGGCGTGCTGCAGAAGGCGTTCGGCCTGCGCACGGTGGCCGACCTCCTCGAGCACCTCCCGCGCCGCTACGCCCGACGCGGCGAGCTCACGGCCCTGGCCGAGCTGCCCGTCGACCAGCAGGCCACCATCGTCGCCGAGGTGCGCGAGGTGCGCGAGCGGCCGATGCGGGCGCGGCGCGGCAGCATCCTCGAGGTGCGGATCACCGACGGCCGCGGCTTCCTCACCCTCACCTTCTTCAACCAGGCGTGGCGCGCGAAGGACCTGGTGCCGGGCGTCCGCGGGATCTTCGCGGGCAAGGTCAGCGACTACCGCGGCGCCCTGCAGCTCGCCCATCCCGACTACGAGCTCTTCGACGCGCACGAGGGCCCGGAGCTCTCCGGCGGCGAGCCCGACGCGGCCGCGCGCCGCTGGGCCGAGATGCCCATCCCGATCTACCCGGCCACCGCCTCCATGGCGAGCTGGCAGGTCGCGAAGTCGGTGGAGCTGGCCCTCGACGCGGTCGACGACCTGGAGGATCCCGTCCCCGCCGACGTGCGCGCCGAGCGCGGCCTGCTCCCGTACCGCGAGGCGCTCGAGGGCGTGCACCGTCCCGAGAAGGACGTCGACTGGCGACGCGGCCGCGACGCCCTGCGCTTCCAGGAGGCGTTCGTCCTCCAGACCGCGCTCCTGCAGCGGCGGCAGGCGGCGCGCGCCCTGCCCGCCACGCCGCGGATCCCGACCCCGGGCGGCCACCTCGACCGGCTCGACGCCCAGCTGCCCTTCGAGCTCACGGGCGACCAGCGGCTCGTCGGCGAGGAGATCGCGACCGACATGGCGCGCACCTGGCCCATGAACCGGCTCGTGCAGGGCGAGGTCGGCTCCGGCAAGACGCTCGTCGCGCTCCGGGCGATGCTCGCGGTCGCCGACACAGGCGGGCAGTCCGCGCTGCTCGCGCCCACCGAGGTGCTAGCGAGCCAGCACCTCCGCTCGCTCACGGCGTCGCTCGGGCCGGACCTCGCGGCGGAGCTCATGCCGACCCTGCTCACCGGCCAGCTCTCGACCGCCGAGCGCAAGCGCGCGCTGCTGCGCATCGTGAGCGGGCAGGCGCGCATCGTCGTGGGCACGCACGCGCTGCTCGGCGACCGCGTCGAGTTCCTCGACCTGGGACTCGTCGTGGTCGACGAGCAGCACCGATTCGGGGTGGACCAGCGCGAGGCGCTGCGGCGGAAGGGCGGCACCCCGCCGCACGTCCTCGTCCTCACGGCCACGCCCATCCCGCGCACGGTCGCCATGACCGTGTTCGGCGACCTCGACGTCTCGACCATCGCCGAGCTGCCGAGCGGGCGGCAGCCCATCGAGTCGTTCGTCGTCCCGCTGCACGAGCACCCGGGCTGGATCGAGCGGGTCTGGGAGCGCACGGCCGAGGAGATCCAGA is from Clavibacter sp. A6099 and encodes:
- a CDS encoding DUF58 domain-containing protein, which translates into the protein MPPLARLMRRIGIEAVPHPTLRGIALLAAGVAAFAGAFIAGRREFVFIGVALLALPLLAAAWLVIARVRLHVERTFTSEVVESGTPTTVTVSVANAGTMPTPRSWVLDLVPGSDGATPPAELPSMRGLARGSRRSSARPVLRYDLTPERRGIHEVGPLAVEEHDPFRLMGLRHVAGGTSRLVVTPRLTDLEADPGGQVSSEGESERVQRRADGGEDDLGTREYRAGDPLRRVHWRATARHGELMVRQEEQRSSPRSLVLLDTRAAGFPQHADDDGESDRAFERAVAFAASVGVHLQRGGYAVHLIETAAGSDRQAPVSARPGDAAAEGDLLLHLAGVRPASSDPERDGVQEALADLRRSRRAVPIHAVLGHLDEDEARRLAGFGAACRPAVAFLAHAGRVDGRDDGEAVRILRESGWRTVVLDEVTRPADAWSAARAEEMAR
- a CDS encoding transglutaminase TgpA family protein; translated protein: MTDLDAVGLGGRERWSVEPRPLPGERSGGRGRGDGSGPRGRVHGAGRAAARWPLTAALGVALLAGAASLHLLVEPGAWFLLCIVVVAAVLGTAALLRSVGVPRLLASAGGLVLLVLLLTLVFAARTAVLGVIPTPDTVRTLLAVGDQAGGEIYRRSAPVPPLASIVFVIVAAVGALAVVLDVLAHALRLPAVTGLPLLVLVSVPGAVLVGEFSIASFAVTALAWFAVLAADARESDREGGWSGSGLLGGSRPAPPPAPRRSSPGRSAGSARTTLASAGALAGGAVVLSLVAPAIVPGLTSATFPTASGSGQGGSRVVNPILDLGDDLRRPVDVEALRYSTASLTPLYFKVTTLSRFEGDEWAPSPLRPPDGNTVDEIGPDLGSGSDVPAEEVEARVQVEGSSSAWLPAPYAPRSVTGLEGSWRWSEQGLAIRSSDSDSRDQSYTVTSELPRPDRAQLEQVAPATDDDLQPYLQIPDGTPAIVASTTADVLAGIDSPYDQALALQDFFTGGQFRYSEDAPVQQGYDGSGVDVVGEFLRVRSGYCVHFASAMAIMAREAGIPSRVAVGYLPGDQVGRDGDLITYRVGSHDLHSWPELYFSGIGWIAFEPTPGRGQAAPYAQPSAAPTAGPTPSATPSAPTEATPSATPAPTASAAPGASGTAGVRIPWAALGTIALVLLVLALLATPALLRRARRSGRLRALEAGDAPAGTAWREAEDSVLDLGIRVQDTESPRELGRRLQGDDPSLADPIALLVTARERERFARSDAPVDAAAGAAQAAALVALGDALRARAGRVDRILARVAPRSLVHRRPRDDDGPDDGTAGAPPARPADGQPASDAPRTLGG
- a CDS encoding ATP-dependent DNA helicase RecG yields the protein MTGSDAALAGVVGGRTAGVLQKAFGLRTVADLLEHLPRRYARRGELTALAELPVDQQATIVAEVREVRERPMRARRGSILEVRITDGRGFLTLTFFNQAWRAKDLVPGVRGIFAGKVSDYRGALQLAHPDYELFDAHEGPELSGGEPDAAARRWAEMPIPIYPATASMASWQVAKSVELALDAVDDLEDPVPADVRAERGLLPYREALEGVHRPEKDVDWRRGRDALRFQEAFVLQTALLQRRQAARALPATPRIPTPGGHLDRLDAQLPFELTGDQRLVGEEIATDMARTWPMNRLVQGEVGSGKTLVALRAMLAVADTGGQSALLAPTEVLASQHLRSLTASLGPDLAAELMPTLLTGQLSTAERKRALLRIVSGQARIVVGTHALLGDRVEFLDLGLVVVDEQHRFGVDQREALRRKGGTPPHVLVLTATPIPRTVAMTVFGDLDVSTIAELPSGRQPIESFVVPLHEHPGWIERVWERTAEEIQKGRQAFVVCPAIDPQDPDAEDEDAAEGADDAPTRPSLATVTEVDALLAAHPRLGSVRRAVLHGRMSGEEKDRVMRAFSAGDIDLIVATTVIEVGVDVPNASTMVILDADRFGVSQLHQLRGRVGRGGVPGLCLMVTHAEPETVARERVDAVAATLDGFELARVDLELRREGNVLGTNQSGGRSSLRLLRVAQDGDLIESAREHAHDVLEASPDLQGHPALARALARRLDDEERAFLDKN